The genomic stretch ACACTCTGATACTGCTACCCTAACAACCTGGCCTTCACTACCAGAAGCCATGCCATGCTTTCAAACCCTACCTTGGGGCCTAGGCTTGGCTTCTAACGTCCAcacaacccccaccccaaatctAACCGAACAATTCCCCAGACCTAATAGAGGGAAGACCGGCAAAGACTTCCACTCCCTTCAACTCTCTCTGCTCCTGTACCCGATCCTGCTGAGGTACCCAGGATCCCACAGGTCTGGGCACAGAGTTCATCCCCCATGTGCCAAGGTTGTGCCAGGCCAGACAGGTCCAGGTGCTTGGCACCCTGGGAACCCGTTTCTACATGCTTGAGAGCCAGGCTCCTGAGCTTGAGAAGACTGGCAGGAAGGGACTTGGTTTCTCCTTCAGGCCTGATATCACTACCCACCTGCAGTGCCTCACAAACCAGCTCCACGTCCAGCACCTTCACCACAAACTCCAGGCACAGCTGGTAACAGAAACATGCAAGTTGTGCAGAGGTATCCCTAACCAAGACCCCATCCCAGAAGCAGTTGGCAAGCTTGGAGCAGTGGGCCCCCCAGGCTCCCATCAGCCCCAGGTCCATCTTGACCTCCCAGGCCAGAGAAAGCAGGGAATCATCAGGGCCTGACATATGGTAAGCCCAGAAGGACAGACTAACAATGCCAAGCCCAGCAGCCCTCCTCCTTATGGGAGTATATTCCCCACTAATCAGACTACATAGGTGCCATGCAAACATTCCACTCTCCCCTTCTCTCAGGACACTTGTTCCCTTCCTGACCTTCTGTCTTAGCCAGAAACTTGAGTTTCATCCATGACACCTCTCTCTTATTCTCACATCCAGAAAAGCACGGGGTTGCCAGGGCCACCTCCTCTCTAAAAGCCATCCATTCCACTTCTCTTGGGCTTCCACTGCCACCTCCACTCTGGCCATGTCATTCCTTGACTAGACCAGAGAGCCTTTCCTATCTCTCCCAGTCCTTTTTCCCCTTAGCTTCCAAATCCTTACTGCCTTGCCTGAACCCGCCAATGAATCTGCACTCCCCTCTGGATAAGAGAAGTCCAAACTCTCGAAGGGAGTAAGAAGCTCCTAAATGAACTGGCCCCGGCCATCCTTTCCAGTCTCATCTCTTGCTCTTCTCCTCTCACTTCACACTATTTCAGCCACACTAAATGTCTCACTAGCTCCTTTTGTGCCTTGTGAATAGAAGGCCATTTTCCCACTCCCTCTCTGAACAAACTCCTAAACAAATatttcctcctccaggaagttttCTCCCAACGGGAGAAGAGGGACTGATGAGACCTTCCACTTTTCCCTCAGCTATCACAGTTATGTCACGGGGTTAAGAGTTTTCATGTGtctgtttcctctctctctctggagaacAGGAATCAAGGCTGATTTATCCTTGTATCTACAGCACAGCTATAAACACCCCATGTGCACCACCCTCACCTCAGTACCCTCAGGGGCACACGCATATCTCTTCCCACACATGCATGCAAACATGTCCAATTAACACAGAGATTCCCCTACTACTCTCTGTACTGACACACATTCCTCTTCAAgccagagtgtgtgtgtgtgaggcagGGTGTGAGCTGAGTCCATGAGAGGCAAGGAAAAGGAGACGAGACGGGCCTGCCACAAAAACCCACCTCTCGCAGTTCCTCCAGCCCGTACTCCACGGCCGCCGTCAGCACCTCCAGGACCTGCAGAGTAGGTGGTTGGGGGAATGGATGGGAGTTTCCCCTGCCCCTCAGCCCACAGTGTAACAGGCCAACTCCTCTGCCTCTTGCACCCCGAGCCGCTCCCACCCAGTGGGCTCACAGAGTGGCGGTGCAGCTTGACGCTGTTGGTATACAGGAACTCCAGCACTGTCAAGAAGGCCTCAGCTGGCACGGTGCTCAGCACCACAGGGCTAGAAACCTCAGGACCTGGGTCCACACCCAGAAGTCGCTGGAAGAAGTTGCATCTACAGGCCAACAGGCACCGATGGGCAAACACCTCCTGCCGTTCTTGACCGACCACAAAGCAAACATCACTGgggggagagaagaaaagagccAGGGGAGAGGAAGCCAGAGTCTAGGGTGCGACTTGGGCCTTGCCTCTGCccattctgggcctcagtttccttatcgtAATATGAGACTGGGCTTATTCCTCCCAGTGGCAGATGGGGACACACAGGCCTGGGTTCTAATCCTAGCTCCACCCTATTGTACCTCAGGGAAGTGAGTTACTATTTTTCAATTTCAGGTTTCTCACCCTTGAAATGGGATGGTAATTCCAAACCCACAGATCTTAGAGGGAGTGGCTATGCTTGCTCACTGAGGGGCACCAGGGCTGACGCAAACAAGAACATCCTATCGATCCCACCTGCACCCACCTTTCTAGCCTGAGTCTTCAGGGAAGGAAGCACCCTCTTGGCTCCTCCTTCACTACCTGCCAACTCAGCTCTTTCAGCCCTCTGCCAGGCAGAAGTGTGGGGGCCAGGACTGCAGAGAGTGTATTGGCTGCAAACAAGCACGGTAGTGGGTAGTGATGCACTTGTTATGAGGCTAGACCACATTTTCCATCTTCCTGATCACTTCCGGCCCCGGCCTCTGGGCCACCAAACAAGGTAGGGAGTAGGAAGCAAATGAAGCTTGGGCTTCCTGGAGCCTCTTAGCCCCAGATTCAAGGCCTGCAGGGCTATGGGAGGCATCAGCTCTGAGGCAGTGGGGACAGAAAGTTGCATTCTAGCTCCCCTGACCAACGCTGCCCCTGAAAACTCCATCCCTGGTTTTAGAAACCACCAGCATCTTGAGCAAGCAGTGAGGCCCATCAGCACCCTTGAACTATTTCCTGTCTGGGACTCTGGTTCCCATCTTTGAGTTTTGTTCTGCTTATGAATCCCCAGTTCAAGAGTAGGGCCATCTGTTCCTCTGCATCTCCAGGGAGGGAGGCCCCACCACAAAGCTGAGTACACAGGAATCAACTCACATCCCATCTCTCAGGAGTCAGAAAGCAGAGGGCTCTTTTCTCTACTAGGAGCCCAAGATCCAGAGAAGGGTGGGCTCCAGCCCCCGCTGCCTCCCACCCCTGGTTCTCAAAATATGGTGGACACTGAGTGACCAGTACCGTCCTCTACACTTGAATTTCCTATAGACTGAGTTCACCAGGAAGGAGAGCTACCTCTTCCCCCCGCCGGGCTTCCCTGGAGTCATGGGGCCAAACAGAGGCGGCTCGGGAAAACCCGCAGACAGGGCCCACCCCTCACCTGTACCGGGGATTGTTGACGAGGCTTCTGAGTGCTGTGGAAAAGGGCACAGCCTCCCCGTGCACAACCAATCCTGGGGTCTCCATGGACGGGGAGGGCGGGGGAAGCAAGCGGGTGGATGGCCTAGGAGATCTGTCGTTCTTTGGTCTGAGGGAGGCAGAAGGCAAGAAGGAGCAGGAAGCCTGAAGGGCCTGAGAGGGAGGGGCAGGAGCTTGGGAGGTCTGTTGCTGAGAAGCTGAAGTTTAGAGACTGGACCAGGGGAGGCCCAGGTTCCTGAAGAAGGCATCCGAGGCCAGTGGCCAGAGGCTTGGGGACAGGGATAGACGCAGGGAGGGAGGAGCGAGAAGCCAAGGCTTGGAGCGGCCTGTGGCTGGGGAGCAGCCGGCAGGCGGATGAGGCCCCAGCTGGGAGCCTGGCCAGGCAGCAGCCTGGGTGGGAAGCCGAGGGGTTTCCATGGAAACTGGAGCCTGGCAGGGAAGAGGCTCCGCCCATCTCTCAAAGGCTTGGGGAAAACTTTAGTCCTCGGCAGGGCCTTAAGCGGAGCCTGAGGGTCCTAGTGCTGTGGCACCCTCCTGCCCTGGGATCAGAGTTCAAACTCCCCTGCCCTCCAATCCACCCATCCCCAACCCCCGCCTAGGCTCAGAATCAGGACCCCAGGCCTGGGGAACCCCCATCAACCGGGAAAATCCTCAATCCCACAGGACAGTTTACAGGGCCAAGACTTGGCTTGTTTGGGAGGGGGCAGTCCCGTCACTCCCAGAGAGGGGTCAGGTGAGGAGGCGTCAGCTCTGCCAGAGGCGTCACAGCCTCTGGCATCCCTGAAATGCATCTGCCTGAGGCGGTAGAGGGAGGGAGGCAGTAATCTGGGAACTGGACACAGCAGAGGTGTGGCCAGCTGGAGACAAGCCCCAGGGCACTTGGGCCAGCAGCAAGGGTCAGGAGGCCGGATTCAGGTCACCACCAAGTCACCACTGCGTCAGCCTGGCTCCCCCCAGCTGAGCTGCAGGGCCTCCCTTCCCCCGCACACAGCCCAGGGCTGAGGAAGTCACTCAAGCCCCACCCTAGCTCGGCGCCTGAAGCAGAAATGTTTGTCCTTGTTGATGCTGTTCGGGAGATGATAGAGCCTTGATGTGCTCCTTCCTGTGGGCCTGGTTCCCAGATTCCTGAGCAGCCACCCTGGCAGCTTTGAGGTCCCCCCAAATCCCAGGCCTCTGAGACTTGCTCACACACGTGAAGAGCCAGTTATCCAACCAATTCAcaagggaggaaacagacagtGGGTCAAGAGCCCCAGGATAGGGGGACATCTTTCCAGCCAGGGCCCCTCTCCTCTCTGCAACATCTCCCTCTGTCTCCACCCTGCCCCCTCTGTGTCCATCTTGGTAGTACATCCAGGAACACCAAGCCCTGGTTGCCTCATCTTCCTTGATGACTCAGGGACATCCACAGGCACTCTGCGCTCAGCGCATGCTCACAGTGGTGACTCTCAGGTTAAGCCAGAGCCAGAACtggagggaaggaagcagagggAGCACTGCCTGCCCCAGCACCCATGGCAACTCCACAACACAGGCAAGgggcccctcccctcctgcctgccAGTCAGGCCCAGCCGCCCAGGCCTGGGGAGCTGGGAGAGAGCGTAGAGGCCAAAGGCTGTAGGTGACTCAGGTGTCTGCAGGAATTTTAGAAGAAGAGGGCGGCCATCCCCGAACTGATTCTGAAGGTGGGGCCAGGAGAGGCCAAAGCAGAGGGTGAAAGGAGCATCATCAGCCACCAGCTTCAGCCAGGTTTGAGGAAGATCTTTGTGCCACCCACCCTAGAAGCAGGTAGGTGTAGAAGGGGACTGGGTTCAACACCTCCAGGGCCAGAAGGATCTGTGGAGTCGAAGGAGATGGGTCTGTCTATCCAACCTTCTAGTTGGGGGATGGAAGTACCAATTCCACTGTCCAGGCTGAAGTAGGAACTAGGTATATCTCCCCCTTCTCCTGCTGTCAAAGCTAGGGAGGAAAGAAAGTGTACTTAGAGCTCACCTAGCTTGCCTCCATTGTGCCCAGGGGAAAGTGGAGCTCAGAGGAGCAGGGACTTGCCTAAGATCATGGTTAGATCGGCAACCCTTCTCCTGCAGATGTCACTAACAAAGTCCTTAACCCTCTACCCAAGGAGACCCTAAGCACCCAGGAACCCCCAGACTATTTGATCTGCTTGTCTGGAAAACACAGGTAAGAAAGGAATAGAAAGTAAAAACCCTTGACATCACCAACTCGACTGGGTGGTGGGTGAAGATGGCCAGCCAAGGCCATCCTGCCCTAACTGTCGGTCTCTAGTCAGCAGGTTTATGGCTAGCAGGCCTCTGCCCCCCAGATGCCAAGAGGAGGAGACTGCCAAAGACTCAGGGCCGAAACCACCACCACCGCGACCAGGGTGCCTGCCCAGCATTGATGAGGCCCGACCTGTAGGTCTGGGCCCCGCTTCCCGACGTGGCTCTGTGCTGGGCCCAGCCATGTCCTCCTCACGCCGCAACTCACTGGTGGGGCCAGGCGCGGGTCGCCGACAATCCCTGTGCCCCGTGCCCCCTCTAGGTTCACGGATCAGCTTCTCCGGGCTGCCCCTGGCGCCCACCCGCCGGGTGGCACCCTCGTACCGCACGGAGCCCGCGCCTGGAGAGCGCTGGGAAGCCGAGCGTGCACAGCGCGTCCTAGAAGCGGCACTGGCTGCGGGGCTGCGCAATGCATCCTACTCCGGCCACGAAGCCG from Choloepus didactylus isolate mChoDid1 chromosome 2, mChoDid1.pri, whole genome shotgun sequence encodes the following:
- the DYNLT4 gene encoding tctex1 domain-containing protein 4, with amino-acid sequence MASRPLPPRCQEEETAKDSGPKPPPPRPGCLPSIDEARPVGLGPASRRGSVLGPAMSSSRRNSLVGPGAGRRQSLCPVPPLGSRISFSGLPLAPTRRVAPSYRTEPAPGERWEAERAQRVLEAALAAGLRNASYSGHEAGPLARELCEQVHLRLRELSPPRYKLVCSVVLGPRAGQGVRVVSRALWDTACDGLASAAFTNSSLFAVATVHGLYCE